One Bradyrhizobium sp. ISRA464 genomic window carries:
- a CDS encoding DUF983 domain-containing protein produces the protein METVTPPTVVWTRDAAQTEKRDLWSAMKRGFRGRCPRCGEGKLFRAFLKCDGHCPVCDLDFTPHRADDLPAYLVIVIVGHIVVPTALWIETNFSPPVWLQLAIYLPFTLIASLVLLQPVKGAVIGLQWALRMHGFDENAPSDIPPV, from the coding sequence ATGGAAACGGTGACCCCGCCCACGGTGGTCTGGACCCGCGACGCGGCGCAAACCGAGAAACGCGACCTGTGGAGCGCGATGAAGCGCGGGTTCCGCGGCCGCTGCCCACGCTGCGGTGAAGGCAAACTGTTTCGCGCGTTCCTGAAGTGCGACGGCCACTGCCCGGTCTGCGACCTCGATTTCACCCCGCATCGCGCGGACGACCTGCCCGCCTATCTTGTCATCGTAATTGTCGGCCATATCGTGGTACCGACCGCGCTGTGGATCGAGACCAATTTCTCGCCACCGGTATGGCTGCAGCTTGCGATCTATTTGCCATTCACGCTCATCGCATCGCTGGTTCTGCTCCAGCCGGTCAAGGGAGCCGTGATCGGATTGCAATGGGCATTGCGCATGCATGGCTTTGACGAAAATGCCCCTAGCGACATCCCGCCGGTCTAG
- a CDS encoding NUDIX domain-containing protein — protein sequence MTETAAVVHQGEKEADHHPYFRPKDAATLILIDRSGAKPKVLVGRRHDKVVFMPGKYVFPGGRVDKADNRVPVAAPITPELEANLLKGSPKITPGRARALANAAIREACEETGLCLGRKVEKTPKLNGPWAPFADAGLLPDPSGLFLIARAITPPGRVRRFDTRFFTADASTIAHRVEGVVHADAELVELVWVEIGSEPLADAHAMTKNVLAELDRRLATGPLRHDAPVPFFHFYGGKMQKDILGA from the coding sequence ATGACTGAGACCGCCGCTGTCGTCCACCAAGGCGAAAAAGAAGCCGATCATCATCCGTACTTCCGGCCGAAGGATGCGGCGACGCTGATCCTGATCGACCGCTCCGGAGCAAAGCCGAAAGTGCTGGTCGGCAGGCGCCACGACAAGGTGGTGTTCATGCCGGGCAAGTACGTCTTCCCGGGCGGGCGCGTCGACAAGGCCGACAACCGCGTTCCCGTTGCCGCGCCGATTACGCCGGAATTGGAAGCCAATCTGCTCAAGGGCAGCCCGAAGATCACGCCCGGCCGCGCACGCGCGCTCGCCAACGCAGCAATCCGCGAAGCCTGCGAAGAGACCGGTCTCTGCCTCGGCCGCAAGGTCGAGAAGACACCAAAGCTCAACGGACCCTGGGCACCGTTCGCTGACGCCGGGCTCCTGCCCGATCCGTCCGGCCTGTTCCTGATCGCGCGCGCGATCACGCCGCCCGGCCGCGTCCGCCGCTTCGACACGCGGTTCTTCACGGCCGACGCCTCGACGATCGCTCATCGCGTCGAGGGCGTGGTGCATGCCGATGCAGAGCTGGTCGAACTGGTGTGGGTCGAGATCGGCTCCGAGCCGCTCGCCGACGCGCATGCGATGACCAAGAACGTGCTCGCCGAGCTCGACCGCAGGCTCGCGACCGGCCCGCTCCGCCACGACGCGCCGGTGCCGTTCTTCCACTTCTACGGGGGCAAGATGCAGAAGGACATTTTGGGGGCGTAG
- the rnr gene encoding ribonuclease R produces the protein MKRKPDHGFPARDAIVAFIRANPGKVGTREIAREFGLKNADRVELKRILRELAEDGTVAKRGRKMHEPAALPPTVLADVTGRDSDGELIATPAEWDAEENGSAPKIRIETPRRPKPGTAAGVGDRALLRVEITDERDGTPYRGRVIKIIDHAKSRILGIFRSNPDGGGRLIPVDKKQAGRELNIAKADTADAKDGDLIGVDLIRGRGYGLGFGRVKERLGSIASEKAISLIAIHTHDIPQVFSPSALREAEEAKPATLQGREDWRDVPLVTIDPPDAKDHDDAVHTEVDPDPNNKGGYIVHVAIADVGFYVRPGSALDRDALQRGNSVYFPDRVVPMLPERISNNLCSLVPGEPRGALAVRMVIGADGRKRSHTFHRVLMRSAAKLHYAQAQAAIDGRLDDTTGPLLDPILKPLWSAYELVRLARNERDPLDLDLPERKILLKPDGTVDRVIVPERLDAHRLIEEFMILANVAAAETLEKKGLPLIYRVHDEPTQEKIHNLQEFLKTLDLPFTKSGALRASQFNRVLAQVSGEDYEPLVNEVVLRSQAQAEYSAENYGHFGLNLRRYAHFTSPIRRYADLIVHRALIRALGLGEGALPADETVETLAEIAAQISVTERRAMKAERETADRLIAHFLADRVGASFQGRISGVTRAGLFVKLDDTGADGLIPIRTIGSEYFNYDETRHALIGSRSGTMYRLGDVVDVRLVEAAPVAGALRFELLSDGQAIPRGRKRESAGAERRANAHKERKARSKKKDRKPAKQKSGKSKRGKSWKR, from the coding sequence GTGAAACGAAAACCCGACCATGGCTTTCCCGCCCGGGACGCCATCGTCGCCTTCATCCGCGCCAATCCAGGCAAGGTCGGCACCCGCGAGATCGCGCGAGAGTTCGGCCTGAAGAACGCCGACCGCGTCGAGCTGAAGCGGATCCTCCGCGAGCTCGCCGAGGACGGCACGGTGGCCAAGCGCGGCCGCAAGATGCACGAGCCGGCCGCGCTGCCGCCGACCGTGCTTGCAGACGTCACCGGCCGCGACAGCGACGGCGAATTGATCGCCACGCCCGCCGAGTGGGACGCCGAAGAGAACGGCAGCGCGCCGAAGATCCGCATCGAGACGCCGCGGCGGCCGAAGCCCGGCACCGCGGCCGGCGTCGGCGACCGTGCCCTGTTGCGGGTCGAAATCACCGATGAGCGCGACGGCACGCCCTATCGCGGCCGCGTCATCAAGATCATCGACCACGCGAAGAGCCGCATCCTCGGCATCTTCCGCAGCAACCCTGACGGCGGCGGACGGCTGATCCCGGTCGACAAGAAGCAGGCCGGGCGCGAACTCAATATCGCCAAGGCCGACACCGCCGACGCCAAGGACGGCGATCTCATCGGCGTGGACCTGATCCGCGGCCGCGGCTATGGGCTCGGCTTCGGCCGCGTCAAGGAGCGTCTCGGCTCGATCGCGAGCGAGAAGGCGATCAGCCTGATCGCGATCCACACCCACGACATCCCGCAGGTTTTCTCACCCTCGGCGCTGCGCGAGGCCGAAGAGGCAAAGCCTGCGACGTTGCAGGGTCGCGAGGACTGGCGCGACGTGCCACTCGTCACCATCGATCCGCCGGATGCCAAGGATCATGACGACGCCGTGCACACCGAAGTGGACCCCGATCCGAACAACAAGGGCGGCTATATCGTCCATGTCGCGATCGCGGATGTCGGCTTCTATGTGCGGCCGGGCTCCGCGCTCGACCGCGACGCACTCCAGCGCGGCAACTCGGTGTATTTCCCCGATCGCGTGGTGCCGATGTTGCCCGAGCGCATCTCCAACAACCTCTGCTCGCTGGTGCCGGGTGAGCCGCGTGGCGCGCTCGCGGTGCGCATGGTGATCGGTGCCGACGGCCGCAAGCGCTCGCACACCTTCCATCGCGTCTTGATGCGCTCGGCGGCAAAGCTCCATTACGCGCAGGCGCAGGCTGCGATCGACGGCAGGCTCGACGACACCACCGGTCCCCTGCTCGATCCGATCCTGAAGCCGCTGTGGTCCGCCTACGAGCTGGTCAGGCTCGCGCGCAACGAGCGCGATCCGCTCGATCTCGATCTGCCCGAGCGCAAGATTCTCCTGAAGCCGGACGGCACCGTGGATCGCGTGATCGTGCCGGAGCGGCTCGATGCGCACCGGCTGATCGAGGAGTTCATGATCCTCGCCAACGTCGCCGCGGCCGAGACGCTGGAGAAGAAGGGTCTGCCGCTGATCTATCGCGTGCACGACGAGCCGACCCAGGAGAAGATCCACAATCTCCAGGAGTTCCTGAAGACGCTCGACCTCCCCTTCACCAAGTCGGGCGCGCTGCGCGCCTCGCAGTTCAACCGGGTGCTCGCGCAAGTCTCCGGCGAAGACTACGAACCGCTGGTCAATGAAGTGGTGCTGCGCTCGCAGGCGCAAGCCGAATACTCCGCCGAGAATTACGGCCATTTCGGCTTGAACCTGCGCCGCTATGCGCACTTCACCTCGCCGATCCGACGCTACGCCGACCTGATCGTACATCGCGCGCTGATCCGCGCGCTCGGCCTCGGCGAAGGCGCGCTGCCTGCGGACGAAACCGTGGAGACGCTCGCCGAGATCGCGGCGCAGATTTCCGTCACCGAGCGTCGCGCCATGAAGGCGGAGCGCGAGACCGCCGACCGGTTGATCGCGCATTTCCTCGCCGATCGCGTCGGCGCCAGCTTCCAGGGCCGCATCTCCGGCGTGACGCGTGCGGGCCTGTTCGTGAAGCTCGACGACACCGGTGCCGACGGCCTGATCCCCATTCGCACGATCGGCAGTGAATATTTCAACTATGACGAAACGCGCCACGCGCTGATCGGCTCGCGCAGCGGAACCATGTACCGACTCGGCGACGTCGTCGACGTGCGCCTGGTCGAGGCCGCGCCGGTGGCCGGCGCGCTGCGCTTTGAGCTATTGTCCGATGGTCAGGCAATTCCGCGCGGCAGAAAACGCGAGAGCGCCGGAGCCGAGCGCCGCGCCAACGCGCATAAGGAGCGGAAAGCACGCAGCAAGAAAAAGGATCGCAAGCCGGCGAAGCAGAAGTCCGGCAAATCGAAGCGAGGCAAATCATGGAAACGGTGA